The following are encoded in a window of Nakamurella sp. A5-74 genomic DNA:
- a CDS encoding phospholipase A2, with translation MRRVGVGLLALLAAFWWCGMDSSVDSAPGDVGATVMLTAITTGDFDRARPATVVPTAWSATMGYRPILLPGPRGETMLAKPTGDCSSFTGQTGYDFTPVCKEHDLAYDVVRYAARVGNPLPANGRQAADDMFDRDLHARCDELGVTGWSKIMCNTYASGFALGVRMNSWRQGYRSPDPESTTRWWAMLLMALTLMYLPRAVRSVRAPERMLPSDPFGLTRKGTGALPTTVPREPLTVGGAGPR, from the coding sequence GTGAGGCGAGTCGGGGTCGGTCTGTTGGCGTTGCTGGCCGCCTTCTGGTGGTGCGGCATGGACAGCTCCGTCGATAGTGCGCCGGGTGATGTCGGGGCGACGGTCATGCTGACCGCGATCACCACCGGTGATTTCGACCGTGCCCGCCCGGCCACGGTGGTCCCGACCGCCTGGTCCGCCACGATGGGGTACCGGCCGATCCTGCTGCCGGGTCCGCGGGGCGAGACGATGCTGGCCAAACCGACCGGCGACTGCTCCTCCTTCACCGGCCAGACCGGCTACGACTTCACCCCGGTCTGCAAGGAGCACGACCTCGCCTACGACGTGGTCCGCTATGCAGCGCGGGTCGGCAACCCGCTGCCTGCGAACGGGCGGCAGGCGGCGGACGACATGTTCGACCGCGATCTGCACGCGCGCTGCGACGAGCTGGGCGTCACCGGCTGGAGCAAGATCATGTGCAACACCTACGCGTCCGGGTTCGCCCTGGGTGTCCGGATGAACTCCTGGCGGCAGGGATATCGCTCGCCCGACCCGGAGAGCACGACCCGTTGGTGGGCGATGCTGTTGATGGCACTGACGCTGATGTACCTGCCGCGGGCGGTCAGGTCCGTGCGCGCCCCCGAACGGATGCTCCCGTCCGATCCCTTCGGCCTGACTCGGAAAGGCACCGGCGCGCTGCCGACCACGGTCCCTCGGGAACCGTTGACCGTGGGTGGAGCCGGGCCGCGCTGA
- a CDS encoding amino acid ABC transporter permease, translated as MVPPTASTSLDEPRVVPVRHPWRWVGVAVVLVLLAQFVHGLATNPGWDWETFAKYFAAESILAALWTTIKLTVYGTLLGFGLGVVIAAMRLSKSPFLQVISWGYVWAFRSIPLIVQLLFWFNIAYLYQTLQFGVPFGPGFFSVNTNDLFGPLGAAVLGLALHQAAYAAEIIRGGIVSVDAGQLEAAAALGIPRLRQFRRIVLPQAMRSILPNAANEVISLFKGTSIVSVMAIPELFYQAQVIYGRNGRVVPLLMVATVWYIILTTILSVVQYYVERHYAKGASRTLPPTPLQRITRGWARVRRAAAHPPSRTGTRPVAPAGDAR; from the coding sequence GTGGTCCCCCCGACAGCGAGCACGTCGCTGGACGAGCCTCGAGTCGTGCCGGTCCGTCATCCCTGGCGGTGGGTGGGGGTGGCCGTCGTGCTGGTGCTGCTCGCCCAGTTCGTGCACGGCCTGGCCACGAATCCCGGCTGGGACTGGGAGACCTTCGCCAAGTACTTCGCTGCCGAATCCATCCTGGCCGCGCTGTGGACCACCATCAAGCTGACCGTCTACGGCACGCTCCTCGGATTCGGGCTCGGCGTGGTGATCGCTGCCATGCGACTGTCGAAATCACCCTTCCTGCAGGTCATCTCGTGGGGGTACGTCTGGGCGTTCCGGTCGATCCCACTGATCGTGCAGCTGCTGTTCTGGTTCAACATCGCGTACCTGTACCAGACCCTGCAGTTCGGAGTGCCCTTCGGGCCGGGCTTCTTCAGTGTGAACACCAACGACCTGTTCGGCCCGCTCGGTGCTGCGGTCCTCGGATTGGCGCTGCACCAGGCCGCGTACGCGGCGGAGATCATCCGCGGCGGGATCGTGTCTGTCGATGCCGGACAGTTGGAAGCCGCTGCAGCACTGGGTATCCCGCGTCTACGGCAGTTCCGCCGCATCGTACTGCCGCAGGCGATGCGCTCGATCCTGCCGAACGCCGCCAACGAGGTGATCTCGTTGTTCAAGGGCACCTCCATCGTGTCGGTGATGGCGATCCCCGAGCTGTTCTACCAGGCCCAGGTGATCTACGGCCGCAACGGTCGTGTCGTCCCGCTGTTGATGGTGGCCACGGTCTGGTACATCATCCTGACGACCATCCTGTCGGTGGTGCAGTACTACGTCGAGCGGCACTATGCCAAGGGTGCAAGTCGCACCCTGCCGCCCACACCGTTGCAGCGGATCACCCGCGGTTGGGCTCGGGTACGGCGAGCAGCCGCCCATCCGCCGAGTCGCACCGGTACCCGTCCGGTCGCACCCGCGGGCGATGCCCGATGA
- a CDS encoding peroxiredoxin gives MSADSPAAGQVPAVGDLAPAFSLTNSLGEQVSLADFAGRSVIVFCYPAAGTPGCTTEACEFSAAGPTLDTAGYTVIGISPDSPAKLAGFAADSSLDLILLSDPDKAVLRSFGAYGEKKNYGKLVQGVIRSTFVIGPDGRIEQALRNVKATGHVARVLAGLGLG, from the coding sequence ATGTCCGCAGACTCCCCCGCCGCCGGTCAGGTACCCGCTGTCGGCGATCTCGCACCCGCCTTCTCGCTGACGAACAGCCTCGGCGAGCAGGTGTCGCTCGCCGATTTCGCCGGTCGGTCCGTGATCGTGTTCTGCTACCCGGCGGCCGGAACCCCTGGTTGTACGACCGAGGCCTGCGAGTTCTCCGCCGCCGGCCCGACCCTGGACACCGCCGGGTACACGGTGATCGGCATCTCCCCCGACTCGCCCGCGAAGCTCGCCGGTTTCGCTGCGGACTCGTCGCTCGACCTGATCCTGCTGTCCGACCCGGACAAGGCGGTGCTGCGCTCCTTCGGCGCCTACGGCGAGAAGAAGAACTACGGGAAACTCGTCCAGGGCGTCATTCGCTCGACCTTCGTCATCGGCCCGGACGGCCGGATCGAACAGGCCCTGCGCAACGTCAAGGCCACCGGTCACGTCGCCAGGGTGCTCGCCGGCCTCGGCCTCGGCTGA
- a CDS encoding Ig-like domain-containing protein, translating into MSRRLRRVLIPLAGVLIVLSGCTSVTGAAESGSTAGPTGGSTATTAAQTTAGPTGGSTATTTAQTTAGPTGGSTATTAAQTTAAGSGVPDPSGPAASSDAPSSSQPQQSSSAVPTTPTTPTATPPVAEVTSSPAVGSKSISPSDPIMVSVDKGTLTTLSLKNAQTGYEVKATFSTDRITWKTDEVLGYGESYTLTGEATGTDGKAVEVNSTYTVVTPKTEVRTTISPTDGAEVGVAMPVVVKFAVEPEDRALVEKNIKITTTPEVDGRWGWIQHDGGTWGLDYRPEGYWPEGTKVHVEANVYGLEFADGSYGKSDLTSDFTIGRNQVVKADVGSHQMIVQQDGKTVATYPASYGQGNGNPDLTTRSGIHVINDMKASVRMSNPKYGYVNLLERWAVRISNNGEFIHANPDSTSAQGNTNVTHGCINLSLANAGAYYRTAMLGDPVEITGTAIKLGPSDGDIFDYAISWETWKTLSALD; encoded by the coding sequence ATGAGTCGCCGTCTTCGACGTGTCCTGATCCCGCTGGCCGGGGTGCTGATCGTGCTGTCCGGATGCACTTCGGTGACCGGAGCAGCCGAGAGCGGAAGTACCGCCGGACCGACGGGTGGCTCGACCGCCACCACCGCTGCGCAGACGACCGCCGGACCGACGGGTGGCTCGACCGCCACCACCACTGCGCAGACGACCGCCGGACCGACGGGTGGCTCGACCGCCACCACCGCTGCGCAGACGACCGCCGCCGGCTCGGGTGTCCCGGATCCCTCGGGGCCGGCAGCGTCCTCCGACGCCCCCTCCTCGTCGCAGCCCCAGCAGTCTTCCTCTGCCGTGCCGACCACTCCCACGACGCCGACCGCCACCCCACCGGTCGCCGAGGTGACGTCGTCCCCGGCAGTCGGGTCCAAGAGCATCTCACCGTCCGACCCGATCATGGTGTCCGTCGACAAGGGCACCCTGACGACGTTGTCCCTGAAGAACGCGCAGACCGGTTACGAGGTCAAGGCAACGTTCTCGACGGACCGGATCACCTGGAAGACCGACGAGGTGCTGGGCTACGGCGAGTCGTACACGCTCACCGGCGAGGCGACCGGTACCGACGGCAAGGCCGTGGAGGTCAACTCCACCTACACCGTCGTCACCCCGAAGACGGAGGTGCGCACCACGATCTCGCCGACCGACGGGGCTGAGGTCGGCGTTGCCATGCCGGTGGTGGTGAAGTTCGCGGTCGAACCCGAAGACCGGGCACTGGTCGAGAAGAACATCAAGATCACCACCACGCCCGAGGTGGACGGACGGTGGGGCTGGATCCAGCACGACGGCGGTACCTGGGGCCTGGACTACCGGCCGGAGGGGTATTGGCCGGAGGGGACGAAGGTGCACGTCGAGGCGAACGTCTACGGCCTGGAGTTCGCCGACGGGTCGTACGGCAAGTCCGACCTCACGAGTGATTTCACCATCGGCCGCAACCAGGTCGTGAAGGCCGACGTCGGCTCGCACCAGATGATCGTGCAGCAGGACGGCAAGACGGTCGCGACCTACCCGGCTTCCTACGGCCAGGGCAACGGCAATCCCGACCTGACGACCCGCTCCGGAATCCACGTCATCAACGACATGAAGGCATCCGTGCGGATGTCGAACCCGAAGTACGGCTACGTGAACCTGCTCGAGCGCTGGGCGGTGCGGATCTCCAACAACGGGGAGTTCATCCACGCGAACCCGGACAGCACCTCGGCGCAGGGAAACACGAACGTCACCCACGGCTGCATCAATCTGTCGCTGGCGAATGCCGGGGCGTACTACCGGACGGCAATGCTGGGCGATCCGGTGGAGATCACCGGTACCGCCATCAAACTCGGTCCCAGTGACGGAGACATCTTCGACTATGCGATCTCCTGGGAGACCTGGAAGACGTTGTCAGCGCTCGACTGA
- a CDS encoding amino acid ABC transporter ATP-binding protein codes for MTAAVDSSTRPMVEIRSVHKAFGDLEVLRGIDLDIPAGSVTVILGPSGSGKSTLLRSINHLEKLDSGSISVDGSLIGYKPRRGRLYELREKEILEQRSEIGFVFQNFNLFGHLTVLENVVEAPISAQRRKRSEVEALALELLERVGVREKAHDYPRRLSGGQQQRVAIARALALQPKLILFDEPTSALDPELVGEVLDVIVDLARSGTTLVVVTHEIGFARQVADTVVFIDEGRIIESGTPSAVIDNPQHERTRAFISKVL; via the coding sequence ATGACCGCCGCCGTCGACTCGTCGACCAGGCCCATGGTCGAGATTCGCAGCGTGCACAAGGCTTTCGGCGATCTGGAAGTGTTGCGCGGCATCGACCTGGACATCCCCGCCGGGTCCGTGACGGTCATCCTCGGGCCGTCGGGGTCGGGCAAGTCGACCCTGCTGCGTTCGATCAACCATCTCGAGAAGCTCGACTCGGGATCGATCAGCGTCGACGGTTCGCTCATCGGGTACAAACCACGCCGTGGCCGGCTGTACGAGCTGCGGGAGAAGGAGATTCTCGAGCAGCGTTCGGAGATCGGGTTCGTCTTCCAGAACTTCAATCTCTTCGGGCATCTGACGGTCCTGGAGAACGTGGTAGAAGCGCCGATCTCCGCCCAAAGGCGCAAACGTTCCGAGGTGGAGGCACTGGCGCTCGAGCTGCTCGAGCGGGTCGGTGTGCGCGAGAAGGCGCACGACTATCCGCGCCGCCTGTCCGGTGGTCAGCAGCAGCGGGTGGCGATCGCCAGAGCACTGGCGCTGCAACCGAAGTTGATCCTCTTCGACGAGCCGACGAGTGCACTCGACCCGGAGCTGGTCGGCGAGGTGCTCGACGTGATCGTCGATCTCGCCAGGAGCGGTACGACCCTCGTGGTGGTCACCCACGAGATCGGATTCGCCCGCCAGGTGGCCGACACCGTCGTGTTCATCGACGAGGGCCGGATCATCGAGTCCGGCACTCCGTCCGCCGTGATCGACAACCCGCAGCACGAGCGCACCCGGGCCTTCATCTCCAAGGTGCTGTGA
- a CDS encoding MBL fold metallo-hydrolase yields MSSSPRSRQVLAVALASVVAVPVAVLLPRARAAFRGLPQALGASTRAVLSSLPSDSAAPADERRYESDHHSGRSFHNRQRSHTLTPADVPRLLRSFRGRGPVGSPIGPVQVVTPEIRDRTQGLAVTWLGHASALVEIDGTRILFDPVVESRVSPSAQIGPRRLHRAPLTAAELPAVDAVVISHDHYDHLESSTIRDLAQRTACRFIVPLGIGSHLRRWGVPADRIDELDWDAAVRVGGVTLTCTEARHFSGRFVRRDATLWSSWAVAGPRHRVFFGGDTGYTPSFGRTGALFGPFDLTILPIGAYHPAWQDIHMNPEEALRAHGDLGGTALLPIHWATFDLALHSWDEPIERLLRGAAESPEATGRGPVVIGTPRPGQRWDLTDDVPRDDWWRAVAPAGGAHSRPSTIADPADDTARPGR; encoded by the coding sequence ATGAGCTCCTCCCCCCGATCCCGGCAGGTCCTGGCTGTCGCCCTCGCCTCCGTCGTGGCGGTCCCCGTCGCCGTCCTGCTCCCCCGTGCCAGGGCCGCCTTCAGAGGGCTGCCGCAGGCGCTCGGCGCATCCACCCGGGCCGTGCTGAGTTCTCTTCCGTCCGACAGCGCCGCCCCGGCTGACGAACGACGCTACGAGTCCGATCACCACAGCGGTCGCAGCTTCCACAACCGGCAGCGCAGCCACACGCTGACCCCTGCCGACGTCCCGCGGCTCCTGCGATCGTTCCGTGGGCGTGGGCCCGTCGGGTCGCCGATCGGTCCGGTCCAGGTCGTCACCCCCGAGATCCGCGACCGCACCCAAGGTCTTGCCGTCACCTGGCTCGGCCACGCGAGTGCGCTGGTGGAGATCGACGGGACCAGGATCCTGTTCGACCCGGTGGTGGAATCACGGGTCTCGCCCTCAGCGCAGATCGGTCCACGGCGACTGCATCGCGCGCCGCTCACCGCGGCCGAGCTCCCAGCCGTCGACGCCGTCGTCATTTCGCACGATCACTACGACCACCTGGAGAGCAGCACGATCCGTGACCTGGCCCAGCGGACCGCGTGCCGGTTCATCGTCCCGCTGGGAATCGGCTCCCACCTCCGCCGGTGGGGCGTTCCCGCCGACCGGATCGACGAGTTGGACTGGGATGCAGCAGTCCGCGTCGGCGGGGTGACGCTCACCTGCACCGAGGCCAGGCATTTCTCGGGCCGCTTCGTGCGCCGCGATGCCACCCTGTGGTCGTCGTGGGCAGTCGCCGGTCCCCGGCACCGGGTGTTCTTCGGAGGCGACACCGGCTACACGCCGTCGTTCGGTCGGACCGGGGCCCTGTTCGGCCCGTTCGACCTGACCATCCTGCCGATCGGCGCGTACCACCCCGCCTGGCAGGACATCCACATGAACCCGGAAGAGGCGCTCCGCGCCCACGGTGACCTCGGAGGCACTGCTCTGCTGCCGATCCACTGGGCGACGTTCGACCTGGCGCTGCACTCCTGGGACGAGCCGATCGAGCGTCTCCTCCGGGGCGCGGCAGAGTCTCCCGAGGCGACAGGCCGTGGACCGGTGGTGATCGGCACCCCGCGTCCAGGTCAACGTTGGGACCTGACCGACGACGTGCCCCGGGACGACTGGTGGCGTGCCGTCGCTCCGGCCGGCGGAGCGCACTCCCGGCCGTCCACGATCGCTGATCCGGCTGACGACACCGCACGACCCGGACGCTGA
- a CDS encoding putative leader peptide has translation MVSRRHVDLGRLSSALCRSTFAAR, from the coding sequence ATGGTCTCGCGTCGACACGTCGATCTCGGTCGTCTGTCCAGCGCACTGTGTCGCAGCACCTTCGCCGCCCGCTGA
- a CDS encoding DUF3618 domain-containing protein translates to MARDVKTIQAEIERARDALGVAVDEITDRTNPKNVAERTKQTLRATLADPKVKFPLIGVGVLVVALVVRRIFR, encoded by the coding sequence ATGGCACGCGACGTCAAGACGATCCAGGCAGAGATCGAGCGCGCCCGTGATGCTCTGGGCGTGGCCGTCGACGAGATCACCGATCGCACGAACCCGAAGAACGTCGCCGAGCGCACCAAGCAGACCCTGCGGGCCACGTTGGCCGATCCGAAGGTCAAGTTCCCGCTGATCGGGGTCGGTGTGCTGGTCGTCGCACTCGTCGTGCGGCGCATCTTCCGCTGA